A genomic segment from Orrella daihaiensis encodes:
- a CDS encoding ABC transporter ATP-binding protein, giving the protein MSQVLQIRQLSVEFPTRRGVLKALDDVSFSIEAGEVVGVVGESGAGKSLTGAAIIGLLEPPGRVCGGEIWLEGQRIDLLSDDEMRRIRGRKIGAIFQDPLTSLNPLYTVGQQLVETITTHLSLTASQARTRAIELLEATGIPAAKERIDHYPHQFSGGMRQRVVIALALAAEPKLIVADEPTTALDVSIQAQIIELLKRLCKEQGAAVMLITHDMGVIAETANRVVVMYAGRVVEIGSVRDVIHDPRHPYTAGLMGSIPSIAHTADRLVQIDGSMPRLNAIPTGCAFHPRCDKVMDVCKQERPDLMAAGRSQAACWLCKKEVA; this is encoded by the coding sequence ATGAGCCAGGTTCTACAGATCCGGCAGCTTAGTGTGGAGTTTCCCACCCGACGAGGTGTGCTTAAGGCGCTTGATGACGTCTCGTTCTCGATTGAGGCTGGTGAGGTCGTAGGTGTCGTGGGGGAGTCCGGTGCTGGCAAGTCATTGACTGGTGCTGCGATTATCGGTTTGCTTGAACCGCCGGGGCGTGTCTGTGGCGGAGAGATTTGGCTCGAGGGTCAGCGTATAGACCTACTGTCTGACGATGAGATGAGGAGAATTCGCGGCAGAAAAATCGGTGCTATTTTTCAGGATCCTCTGACTTCGCTGAATCCGCTTTATACGGTTGGTCAGCAACTGGTTGAGACGATTACGACGCATCTATCGTTAACAGCTAGTCAGGCGCGCACTCGAGCCATCGAGTTGCTGGAGGCCACCGGTATTCCTGCAGCCAAAGAGCGCATTGATCACTATCCGCATCAGTTCTCTGGTGGCATGCGTCAACGCGTGGTGATTGCGTTGGCTTTGGCAGCTGAGCCTAAATTGATCGTCGCTGACGAGCCAACCACAGCGCTCGATGTCTCCATTCAAGCGCAAATCATTGAGTTGTTAAAGCGACTATGCAAGGAGCAGGGTGCGGCGGTGATGTTAATTACCCACGATATGGGTGTGATTGCCGAAACCGCCAATCGAGTGGTCGTCATGTATGCGGGACGTGTGGTGGAAATAGGCTCGGTCCGGGATGTCATTCATGATCCTAGACACCCGTACACAGCTGGTCTGATGGGTTCAATTCCGTCGATTGCACACACTGCCGATAGGCTGGTTCAGATTGATGGCAGTATGCCCCGGTTAAATGCCATTCCGACTGGCTGTGCATTTCATCCCAGATGCGACAAAGTCATGGACGTTTGCAAACAAGAACGGCCCGACTTGATGGCAGCCGGCAGATCTCAGGCAGCGTGCTGGCTATGTAAGAAGGAGGTCGCATGA
- a CDS encoding L,D-transpeptidase family protein: MSCSLFCAGLVKVASAQQPDSAWLSNGIPNAVAVEAVGLLQTSNEDGLKPENYLASNLQAELLALKSAGQPDAIAETAFERRLTLAMIRYLNDLALGRVTAREVYHQFDGSAPRVYDARLELQSALDAGDISLAVERARPKFPLYPALQGALAQYQALAGHSAWQTDLPLPAGRKLEAGQSYPALSVLRERLVALGDLPVSTASSTVYDPALVEGVKAFQRRHGLTDDGVVGLKTLAAINVTPAARAEQIALSMERLRWTPLHQGDRLIAVNLPGFMLYAYEINADGAVHVDLEMRVVVGSSLNHRTPVFDEDMLFIEFSPYWNVPPSIARSETVPALRKDPEYLNKQQMEFVDSAGHVSTRVTPEKIQAVLSGQLRIRQRPGPHNALGAIKFIFPNNDNIFLHHTPSTHLFDRDRRDLSHGCIRVEEPVELAKFVLANEPEWTEERIRQAMDAGVSKTIRLLNPIPVLIGYSTVLARNGTVFFYPDLYGHDAVLRKALSQYKGLQ, from the coding sequence ATGTCGTGCAGTTTGTTCTGCGCTGGCCTTGTAAAGGTAGCAAGCGCTCAACAACCTGATTCAGCCTGGTTGTCAAACGGCATTCCGAATGCGGTTGCTGTAGAGGCGGTAGGGCTTTTGCAAACCTCGAATGAGGACGGACTTAAGCCTGAAAATTACCTTGCATCGAATTTGCAGGCGGAGTTGTTAGCCCTTAAAAGCGCTGGACAGCCCGATGCAATTGCAGAAACTGCATTTGAGCGTCGGCTAACGCTTGCCATGATTCGCTATCTGAATGACTTGGCGCTAGGTCGAGTCACGGCGCGAGAGGTTTATCACCAGTTTGATGGATCAGCTCCGAGGGTTTATGACGCACGACTCGAATTGCAAAGTGCATTGGACGCAGGCGATATCAGTTTGGCGGTTGAGCGTGCGCGACCAAAGTTCCCGCTCTATCCCGCATTGCAAGGCGCGTTGGCACAATATCAGGCACTTGCTGGGCATAGTGCTTGGCAAACCGACTTGCCTTTACCGGCTGGTCGCAAGCTTGAGGCAGGCCAGTCTTATCCAGCCTTGAGTGTGTTACGAGAACGCCTGGTTGCATTGGGTGACCTGCCGGTGTCAACCGCTTCAAGTACAGTTTACGATCCAGCATTGGTTGAGGGCGTTAAAGCGTTTCAGCGTCGACATGGTCTCACCGATGATGGTGTAGTTGGTCTTAAGACCCTGGCGGCCATCAATGTGACGCCGGCCGCGCGCGCCGAACAAATTGCGCTGTCCATGGAGCGTCTCAGATGGACGCCGCTGCATCAGGGAGATCGCTTAATTGCAGTTAATTTGCCGGGGTTTATGTTGTATGCCTATGAAATCAATGCTGACGGTGCGGTGCATGTCGACTTGGAAATGCGAGTCGTGGTGGGGAGTTCATTGAACCATCGAACGCCCGTGTTTGATGAGGATATGCTTTTTATTGAATTCAGTCCCTACTGGAACGTACCGCCATCGATAGCTCGTAGTGAGACGGTTCCGGCCTTGCGCAAGGATCCCGAGTACTTGAACAAGCAACAGATGGAGTTTGTTGATTCCGCAGGTCATGTATCTACAAGAGTCACCCCAGAAAAAATCCAGGCGGTGCTGAGCGGTCAACTTCGAATTCGTCAACGCCCAGGCCCTCATAACGCCCTGGGAGCGATTAAGTTTATTTTCCCGAACAATGACAACATATTCTTGCATCACACACCGTCAACCCACTTGTTTGACCGTGATCGAAGAGATCTTAGCCATGGGTGTATTCGGGTTGAGGAACCTGTTGAGCTAGCGAAGTTTGTGCTGGCCAATGAACCTGAGTGGACTGAAGAACGAATTCGGCAGGCCATGGATGCCGGGGTATCTAAAACCATTCGGCTATTGAATCCAATCCCAGTTCTGATTGGTTACAGCACGGTGTTGGCTAGAAATGGAACTGTCTTCTTTTATCCGGATTTATATGGCCACGATGCGGTTTTGCGCAAAGCACTCAGTCAGTACAAGGGTCTACAATAA
- a CDS encoding YcbK family protein, whose protein sequence is MKIHRRSLLRFGGAVVASVVSAPALAKLVNPIGRMGKDIHMSHLHTAEHIDLVFAVQDQYLNPALDKLNYFLRDHYSGDVGIMDPLLYDLMYQIRRDLGVRRPFQVISGYRSPETNEHLRTSRGGGVAKRSLHMDGKAIDVRLPGVPLKELRDAAIAQKVGGVGYYPKDGFVHIDTGNVRAWGS, encoded by the coding sequence ATGAAAATACACCGCCGTAGTCTCTTGAGGTTTGGTGGTGCCGTGGTTGCTAGTGTAGTCAGTGCGCCAGCGCTGGCCAAGCTTGTCAATCCAATCGGCCGTATGGGCAAAGACATACACATGAGTCATTTGCATACTGCAGAGCACATTGACTTGGTGTTTGCGGTTCAGGACCAATATCTGAACCCAGCGCTTGATAAGCTGAACTATTTCTTGCGTGACCATTATTCAGGCGATGTTGGCATTATGGATCCTTTGCTGTACGACCTGATGTACCAAATTCGACGTGATCTCGGAGTTCGGAGGCCGTTTCAGGTGATCTCTGGCTACCGCAGCCCCGAAACGAATGAGCATCTGCGTACTAGCCGCGGTGGTGGCGTTGCCAAGCGTAGTCTGCATATGGATGGCAAGGCAATCGACGTGCGTTTGCCGGGTGTGCCGTTGAAAGAGTTGCGCGATGCGGCCATCGCCCAGAAAGTGGGAGGGGTTGGCTACTACCCCAAAGACGGGTTTGTCCACATCGATACAGGTAACGTACGTGCTTGGGGTAGTTAA
- a CDS encoding ABC transporter ATP-binding protein, with protein MSDSGQAKPLIEVRDAARWFDVSAPWLERVLAGKPRSMLRAVDGVSFTINRGETLALVGESGCGKSTMARLLVGLYPLTRGEIFIDGESITELNGPKGPSLRRRLQMIFQDPYASLNPRWRVGRIIAEPLKAHTKMSIAEQEARVDELLKQVGLDPADKSRYPHQFSGGQRQRISIARALAVRPEFLVCDEPTSALDVSVQAQVLNIMKDLQRDLGLTYLFISHNLAVVHHVADRVGVMYLGRIVEIADREELFNNPRHPYTKMLLSAIPDIEGQGKSRTPVAGEVPNPLNPPSGCTFHPRCPHAQPLCKQAVPGLFRTDKSQVACHAVEQGWVLETDALPRSGLLSH; from the coding sequence ATGAGTGATTCAGGACAAGCCAAACCTCTGATTGAAGTTCGTGACGCGGCGAGATGGTTTGATGTCTCAGCGCCATGGCTTGAGCGCGTGCTGGCGGGCAAGCCACGTTCCATGTTGCGAGCAGTCGATGGTGTTTCGTTCACAATTAATCGTGGTGAAACGCTGGCACTCGTCGGTGAGTCGGGGTGTGGCAAGTCGACCATGGCAAGGCTGCTCGTTGGTTTGTATCCCCTGACCAGAGGTGAGATTTTTATAGATGGCGAATCGATCACAGAGCTAAATGGCCCTAAAGGCCCTTCATTGCGACGTCGATTACAGATGATTTTTCAGGATCCTTATGCGAGTCTGAATCCACGCTGGCGCGTTGGCAGGATCATTGCTGAACCTTTGAAAGCTCACACTAAGATGAGCATTGCCGAACAGGAAGCCCGAGTTGATGAGTTGCTCAAACAAGTGGGCCTTGATCCGGCTGACAAGTCACGCTACCCACATCAGTTCTCGGGTGGACAGCGCCAGCGTATTTCAATTGCACGTGCTCTCGCGGTGCGACCGGAGTTCCTGGTTTGTGATGAACCCACTTCAGCGCTCGATGTATCGGTTCAGGCCCAGGTTCTGAACATCATGAAGGATTTGCAGCGCGATTTGGGGCTGACGTATCTATTCATTTCTCACAATTTGGCAGTCGTGCATCATGTGGCCGATCGGGTGGGTGTAATGTATCTCGGCCGTATTGTCGAAATCGCGGATCGTGAGGAATTATTTAACAATCCACGTCACCCCTATACGAAGATGTTGTTGTCGGCAATTCCAGACATTGAGGGCCAGGGCAAATCGCGAACGCCGGTGGCAGGTGAAGTACCAAACCCCTTAAATCCACCGTCCGGTTGTACTTTTCATCCGCGTTGCCCACACGCGCAACCTCTTTGTAAGCAGGCAGTTCCCGGTTTATTTCGCACAGACAAGAGCCAGGTGGCATGTCATGCTGTCGAGCAAGGCTGGGTCCTCGAGACAGATGCCTTGCCGCGATCGGGTCTGTTATCCCACTAG